One Rosa chinensis cultivar Old Blush chromosome 5, RchiOBHm-V2, whole genome shotgun sequence genomic region harbors:
- the LOC112202018 gene encoding putative E3 ubiquitin-protein ligase LIN-2 codes for MASSLEDLLAEDGFKGKKLWARSRTCLRTETMPHHLSPDQPKRHSVSGDIIRTGRRRSDVNLNGTKGDVPTGDDIRGDLLRRDEVGGGSKKEVRKSRLGGLGSTSGWEARSLNSNLAERGNASVWEARSLKSNLSDRGHASVWKARSVKSNSSDRGHTSVWEAGSSKSNLSEDQPETEIVEVEDEEYKDIYSNELYRSEGRNGKYSTGSMEKEGFDERLRKLNEEDRRHSNSSTNHVSGRVSFSEVNRKSRKQRASSHERLKRGSSISKTSEYSRSQKRDKVLHPASKPALDEIAIKAMVSILSGYIKRFIKEEEFRIALRNNCMSSLNFNDQEEEHAESKVIINLEEAMETIAMAAEESANEKDLRRASLQLSVITGLTSDDLKDGFTSGVSNCRLSACAHLYLSVVYKILKKDRVSAKHLLQVFCDSPFTARTILLPELWDYLFLPHLSHLKVWYDQEADSLADAHNGPRKLKLLGKVYNDILDSGTYQFAVYYKDWLTEGIESPSIPSIHIPSLSLRQVQPGGSHGHSSEIASPGGPQSMVSKKLYDAVFGRASKTELYEVEDDGEIESFEDCMRTPDGSVVVEQKRPYSGEAAQYGYRDIEEDSTQTVLEDEFLVENGLSMAPEQQWSCFGDIDPPESDLNDQFGEISRENTETSKMLHQPAPKEKELTPKGITKSISTVSNSSQASITSSIINPVKASSSSEELHGSYVEEGIDLSSIPQDFLCPLSGELFEDPVTLETGQTFERSAIRAWFDEGNRTCPVTGKALESLAVPLTNLILKRVICSWKSEHSRQLLAYASHVVGTSGRVGSKHYDETIIFVLEQLLTCFSKKERTANARHLISLGCLQFLLQRFEVGKEEEKSRVAALFACCIKADADCRNLIASSINKQCLVELLQGKEVNIRTNAVLLMTELICLKRKKDVSLFLTGLQNEGMVNTMAILHEHIQSSLPNQRPLAAVLLFYLDILVSIKPQEYSIHRSEAVDALAECLDCSLTDVNVRENCCKALLILGMHFSISGKLLSEKWITEEANPNGNGEVNSVDNEDGSLASDTYPLDDEENLTEYWLRYLTITLLGYGKKSILEVLSKCLWSEHSDLVRMCLITAEWLSRALTSLSDSEFQLLAFSSLIPPLKENLKNSEHVEHKILASMSLLNFSKISECRVLLMESTEDISIPLQNLAEVTWSAKVLYAIISGHNL; via the exons ATGGCATCGTCTCTGGAGGACCTCCTTGCAGAAGATGGtttcaaaggaaaaaaattgtGGGCAAGGTCGAGGACTTGCTTGCGGACTGAAACTATGCCTCATCACCTTAGTCCAGACCAACCAAAGAGACATTCAGTGTCAGGAGATATAATTAGGACAGGGAGGAGAAGGTCTGATGTAAATCTTAATGGTACAAAAGGTGATGTGCCGACAGGTGATGACATTAGAGGTGATCTCCTTAGAAGAGATGAAGTAGGTGGAGGATCAAAGAAAGAAGTTAGGAAGAGTAGACTTGGAGGACTAGGTTCTACTAGCGGGTGGGAAGCTAGGAGTTTAAATAGCAATTTAGCAGAGAGAGGTAATGCTAGCGTGTGGGAAGCTAGAAGTTTAAAGAGTAATTTATCGGATAGAGGTCATGCCAGTGTGTGGAAGGCTAGAAGTGTGAAGAGTAATTCATCAGACAGAGGTCATACCAGTGTGTGGGAAGCTGGAAGTTCAAAGAGCAATTTATCAGAGGATCAGCCGGAAACTGAGATAGTCgaggttgaagatgaagaatacAAGGACATATATTCAAATGAGTTGTATAGGTCAGAGGGAAGGAACGGTAAATATTCTACTGGAAGTATGGAAAAGGAAGGATTTGATGAGAGGTTAAGGAAGTTGAATGAGGAGGATAGGAGGCACAGCAACAGTTCAACTAACCATGTGTCTGGACGTGTGAGTTTTAGTGAAGTTAACAGGAAAAGCAGGAAACAGCGTGCGAGCTCTCATGAAAGATTAAAGAGAGGTTCATCAATCAGCAAAACTTCTGAATATAGCCGCAGCCAAAAGCGTGATAAAGTTTTACATCCTGCTTCTAAACCTGCTCTTGATGAAATTGCTATCAAGGCCATGGTTTCCATATTAAGTGGATATATTAAGCGTTTTATCAAAGAGGAGGAGTTCCGGATTGCACTTAGAAATAACTGCATGAGTTCTCTAAACTTCAATGATCAGGAAGAAGAGCATGCTGAGAGCAAAGTCATAATAAACCTGGAAGAAGCAATGGAAACAATAGCAATGGCTGCTGAGGAGTCTGCAAATGAAAAAGATCTAAGAAGAGCCTCTTTGCAGCTTAGTGTTATCACAGGGTTGACCTCCGATGATTTGAAGGACGGATTTACATCGGGGGTTTCTAATTGTAGGTTGTCAGCTTGTGCTCATCTCTACCTCAGTGTGGTGTATAAGATACTGAAGAAAGACAGGGTATCGGCAAAGCATCTTCTGCAAGTGTTCTGTGATTCACCATTTACTGCAAGAACGATATTGTTGCCTGAATTGTGGGACTATCTATTTCTTCCACATCTTTCACATTTAAAGGTGTGGTATGATCAGGAGGCTGATTCTCTGGCAGATGCACACAATGGGCCAAGGAAACTGAAGCTTTTAGGAAAGGTGTACAATGATATTTTAGACTCTGGGACTTACCAATTTGCAGTTTACTACAAGGATTGGCTTACAGAAGGAATTGAATCTCCTAGCATTCCTTCCATCCATATCCCTTCATTATCTCTTCGGCAAGTTCAGCCGGGAGGTTCTCATGGTCATTCTTCAGAGATAGCTAGTCCAGGTGGTCCGCAATCAATGGTCAGCAAAAAACTGTATGATGCAGTGTTTGGCCGCGCAAGTAAAACCGAATTGTATGAAGTTGAAGATGATGGAGAGATTGAAAGCTTTGAAGATTGTATGAGAACTCCTGATGGTTCAGTTGTTGTTGAACAAAAAAGACCGTACTCTGGTGAAGCAGCTCAATATGGGTATCGAGACATTGAGGAAGATTCCACTCAGACTGTACTAGAAGATGAATTCCTTGTt GAAAATGGACTCTCAATGGCACCTGAGCAACAATGGAGTTGTTTTGGAGACATCGATCCACCAGAAAGTGACCTCAATGACCAATTTGGTGaaatttctagagaaaataCAGAAACCAGCAAGATGCTACATCAACCAGCTCCCAAAGAAAAGGAGCTTACTCCAAAAGGGATTACAAAATCAATCTCCACTGTTTCGAATTCTAGTCAAGCATCAATTACCAGTTCTATCATAAAT CCAGTCAAAGCAAGTTCTTCTTCTGAAG AGTTGCATGGAAGTTATGTTGAAGAAGGAATTGATTTATCAAGTATTCCCCAGGACTTCCTCTGCCCTCTAAGTGGGGAGTTGTTTGAAGATCCAGTGACTCTAGAGACTGGCCAAACCTTTGAGCGGTCAGCCATCAGGGCATGGTTTGATGAGGGAAACAGAACATGTCCTGTGACAGGAAAAGCTTTGGAATCTCTAGCAGTACCTCTTACAAATTTAATCTTAAAGCGTGTGATTTGTAGTTGGAAGTCTGAACATTCTAGGCAACTCTTAGCTTATGCCTCTCATGTAGTGGGGACCTCAGGGAGAGTTGGATCCAAACACTATGATGAAACAATTATTTTTGTGCTAGAGCAGCTTCTCACTTGTTTCAGCAAAAAGGAAAGAACAGCAAATGCCAGACATCTTATCTCTCTTGGATGCTTGCAGTTTCTTCTTCAACGGTTTGAAGTAGGAAAGGAGGAAGAGAAATCACGTGTAGCAGCACTCTTTGCCTGTTGCATAAAGGCAGATGCAGATTGTAGGAATCTAATTGCAAGCAGCATCAACAAACAGTGCCTTGTGGAGCTGCTTCAGGGAAAAGAGGTTAACATAAGAACAAATGCAGTGTTGTTGATGACAGAACTCATTTGCTTGAAGAG GAAGAAAGATGTTTCATTATTTCTCACTGGCTTGCAGAATGAAGGGATGGTGAATACAATGGCCATTTTGCATGAGCATATCCAGAGTTCTTTACCCAACCAAAGGCCCCTGGCTGCTGTGCTTTTGTTCTACCTAGATATTTTG GTATCAATTAAACCTCAAGAGTATAGCATACATAGATCGGAAGCAGTTGATGCCCTTGCCGAATGTCTTGATTGCAGCTTAACTGATGTGAATGTCCGAGAGAATTGCTGCAAAGCGCTTCTTATCTTGGGAATGCATTTTTCCATATCTGGAAAATTGTTGTCAGAAAAGTGGATAACAGAGGAAGCAAATCCTAATGGTAATGGAGAAGTGAATTCGGTTGACAATGAAGACGGTTCACTAGCTAGTGACACATATCCATTG GATGATGAAGAAAATTTGACTGAATATTGGTTGAGGTACTTGACAATCACACTCCTTGGATACggaaaaaaatcaattttagaAGTCCTTTCAAAGTGTCTATGGTCAGAACACTCGGATTTGGTCAGGATGTGCCTAATCACTGCAGAATGGTTGAGCCGAGCACTTACTTCACTATCTGATTCCGAGTTTCAGCTCCTAGCCTTCTCATCTCTCATTCCTCCACTGAAGGAAAACCTGAAGAACAGTGAGCACGTTGAGCACAAAATTCTTGCTTCAATGTCTCTGCTCAACTTCAGCAAAATCTCCG AGTGCAGGGTGCTTTTAATGGAAAGCACAGAAGATATTTCAATTCCTCTACAGAACCTTGCTGAAGTAACATGGAGTGCAAAAGTGTTATATGCCATCATTTCTGGACACAATCTTTAG